GTTGCGGTAGCTGAGCATCGGATGCTCGGCGTCGGTGGGCGGAACCGACAGGTCGTCCGTGGCGGTTGGCTGCATCTCCACGCTCCCCGGGGTGACGGCGTCGAACCACACTACTCAACGACTTTGGTCGCGCCCGTCGTCGGCCGATGGCCGTAGCGGCCGTCCGGGTGACCGGCGCACGGTACGGGTGACCCCGAAGCGCCGCCGAGGAGCCGCCCGTGCCGACCGAGCCCCGCCCCGCCACCGCCGATCGTCTTCCGCTGTGCCGCCGACTCCTGCCGGTGGTCGCGCTGCTGCTGCTCGCGCCCTGGGCCGCCGAGTGTTCCTGGGGCGGCTTCACCCTCGAAGACTTCGTCCCCGTGCTGATCTTCCTCGGCCCGATGTACGGCGGGGCCGCCATCCTGATCCGGGAGACAGCCCGGCACCTCGGCGCGGGCTGGCCAGCGATCGTGCTGCTCGCCGCCGCGTTCGGCGTGCTCCAGGCCGGCCTGGTCGACCAGTCGCTGTTCAACCCCGGCTACCTGGACGACACCGAGTACGCCGACACCCGGGCCGCCGCCGAGGCGACGCTGGTGCCGGGACTCGGGTTCAGCGTCCGACAGGCCTTCGACTACGTGGGCAACCACATCACGTTGACCATCTGCGCGCCGATCGTGATCGTCGAGTCGTTCCTCGGACGAGACCGTCGGCTCCGCCCGTGGCTCCGCCGGCCCGGGCTCGTCGTGGTCGGCGTGATCTACCTGCTCGGCAGTCTGCTGATCTTCTCGGACAGCGGCCGGAAGGGCTTCCTGGCCAGCCCGCTCCAGCTGACGTTCGCCGCGGCGGCGGTCCTCGCCCTCGTCGCGGCGGCCCTGCTGCCGCGCTGGCGCCATGCCCACCCGCGGCGCGCCCGTCGGGTGCCCGGCCCGATCTGGGTGGGCCTGGTGGTCGTCCTCGTCCACCTCGGCACCGATCTGACACCCGGCTGGCCGGGGATGGCCATCGCGCTGGCGCTCGCCGCCAGCACCGGAGGGCTGATCGCGTGGTGGTCGTCCCGCGCCGGCTGGGGGCAGCGGCACGTGCTCGCCGCCGGCTCGGGGAGCCTGGTCAGTGCCGCGGCGTTCGCGTACCTGGTGCCGCCGTACTCCCCGGCGAGTCCGGCGGCGGCGCTGGCCGGCGACGTGGCGGTCACCGTGATCACCGTGGTTCTGATCGGTGGCGCCTGGTGGCGGCTGCGCGGCTGACCCGTCCCGCGTACCTCCCGGCCCGGTGCCCACCGCAAGTGGGCGCGCCTCGGCGAGACAACCGCGAGGGCACGACGACCGGCATCGCCTCAGACGGGCAGTTCCGGGCCGCCCTCGAGGAGCGGGGCGAGCAGGTCGCCGTACTCCTCGACCCGGTCCAGCACCTCGGGGGCGGTGAACTGGCGGACGGCCGGCTTGCGGCCGCGGGCGCCGGCCTCGACCTCGTCCCAGGTCAGCGGCGTCGACACCGACGGCACGTCCTGGGCCCGCAGCGAGTACGGCGCCACAGTGGTCTTCGCCGCGTTGTTCTGGCTCCAGTCGATGAAGACCTTCCCCGGGCGCAGGTTCTTGGCCATCTTCGACACGATCAGCTTCGGGTGGGCGCGTTCCAACTCCTGCGCGATCCGCTTGGCGTAGTCAGAGACGAGATCGGAGGACTGGGTGCCGGCGATCGGGCAGCAGAGCTGCATGCCCTTCTTGCCGGAGGTCTTCGGATAGCTGTCGATGCCGTCGTCGGCGAGCCGGTCGCGCATCAGCACCGCCACCGGGCAGCACTCGGCGAGCCCGGCCGGCGGCCCCGGGTCCAGGTCCACCACCATCATGTCCGGGTGCTGGCCGACCTTCCACTGCGGCGTGTGCAGTTCCAGCGCGGCCAGATTGGCCAGCCAGACCAGCGTGGGCAGATCGTCGGCGACCACGTAGTCGATGGTCTCCCGGCCCTTGCTCGACCCGGGCGCGGGCAGCGTCTCCAGCCGTACCCAGTCGGGGGTGGCGGCCGGGGCGTTCTTCTCGAAGAACGAGCCACCGCCCACGCCGTTCGGGAACCGGATCCGGGTCAGCGCCCGGTCCCGCAGGTGCGGCAGCAGCGCCGGCGAGATCCGCGTGTAGTAGTCGATCACTTCACCCTTGGTGAAGCCGGCCGACGGATAGAGCACCTTGTCCAGATTGGACAGCTCCAGCGCGCGGCCCTCGACGTCCACCCGCAACCGTTCAGCCGGCATCGTCGACCTCCTCCGGCGGCTTGTCCGGGCGCAACCGCAGCACCCGGGGGAAGCGCAGCCGGCCGTCGGGGGTGCGCTGGCCGTACTTCACCTCCACCACCACCCGGGGAGTTACCCAGATGGCACCCCGGGCATCCTCGCGCGGCACACCCGGCGCGAACGGTGACACGCCGGAGCGCAGTGGCTCCAGCTCGGCGAGGAGCTGCCGTTCGATGGCCGCGCCGATCCCACCGCCGACCCGGCCGCGGTAGATCAACCGGCCGTCCGGCCCGGGCACCCCGACCAGCAGCCCACCGATCCGGCGCGCGCCCGGTCGCCAGCCACCGATGACGAAGTCGCCGGTCACCTCCAGCTTGACCTTCACCCAGTCCGGCGAGCGCACCCCGGGGCGGTAGACGGCGCCGACCCGCTTTGCCATCACGCCCTCCAGGCCGTGCTCGCCGGCCGCCTCGTAGGTGGCCAGACCGTCGGCGAAGACCGGCGGCACCGCCCACCGGGCACCGCCCAGGGCGAGCCCGTCCAGGGCTTCCCGACGGCGCTCGTACGGCCAGCCGGTCAGATCGTCGCCGTTCAGCCGGAGCAGGTCGAAGATCATGTACGTCACCGGCATGACCGCCGCCAACCGGGCCGCCCTGTTCCGGTCCCGGACGTGCATCCGTTCGGCCAGCGCGGTGAACGACGGTTGCCCGCCCTCACCGAGCAGCACCACCTCACCGTCGAGCAGCGCGTCGTCGACCTGCTCGGACAGGGTGGCCAGTTCGGGGTACGCGGCGGTGATCTCCACGCCGGAGCGGGCGTACAGGTGCTGACCGCTGGCGGAGATGTCGGCCAGCGCGCGAACCCCGTCCCACTTGAACTCGTACGCCCAGCCGTCACCCGCCGGGAGCGGCCCGGTCATCGCGAGCATCGGCTTGAGCGGCGCGCCGGGCACGACCCGACTGTAGTAGCAGGCCGAACACCTCGCGTCCGGTTCCTTCGGATGCGAGCATGGTCGATACCGGGGAAGGGAGCAGAGGATGCGCGCGATCTGGAAGGGAGCCGTGTCGTTCGGGCTCGTCTCGATCGGGGTGAAGCTCTACTCCGCGACCGAGGAGAAGGACATCCGGTTCCACCAGGTGCACCGTGAGGACGGTGGCCGGATCCGGTACAAGCGCACCTGCTCGGTCTGTGGCGAGGAGGTCACCTACGACGACATCGCCAAGGGCTACGACATCGGCGGCGGCGAGATGGTGATCCTCACCGACGAGGACTTCGCCGACCTGCCGCTGACCAGCTCGCGCGCGATCGACGTACTGGAGTTCGTCCCGGCCGACCAGGTGGACCCGATCCTCTACAACAAGGCGTACTTCCTGGAGCCGGAGGGCACGGCGACCAAGCCGTACGTGCTGCTGCGCGACGCGCTGCTCGACTCGGAGCGGGTGGCCATCGTCAAGGTCGCGCTGCGCCAGCGGGAACAGCTCGCCACGCTCCGGGTCCGCGAGGGCGTGCTGCTGCTCAACACCATGCTCTGGCCGGACGAGATCCGGACCGCGGATTTCGGTTTCCTCGACGAGGACCTCAAGGTGCGCCCGCCGGAGCTGGCGATGGCCAGTTCCCTGATCGACTCGATGACCGGTGAGTTCGAGCCGGACGTCTTCACCGACGACTACCGGGCGGCGTTGCAGGAGGTCATCGACGCCAAGGTGGAGGGTCGGGAGGTCGTGCAGCCGGAAGAGGTGGAGGAGGCTCCGGCCGCGGCGGTCGACCTGATGGCCGCGCTGAAGGCATCGGTGGACCGGGCCCGGTCGGCCCGCGGCGAACAGCCGGCCCGTGGTGGCGGGGGCGAGCCGACGCCCATCTCGTCGGCCCGCTCGGCCAAGAAGGCGGCCGAGAAGAAGGCGGCGAAGGCGCCTCCGAAGAAGACCACGGCGAAGAAGACCGCCGAGAAGAAGACCGCCGCGGCCAAGGCCGAACCGGCGAAGAAGACCGCCAAGAAGACTCCCGCGAAGAAGGCGGAGCCGGCGAAGAAGACGGCGGCCCGGAAGACGGCACCCCGCAAGACCGCCTGACCGCACGGCAGCGACGGAGGCGTCGGCCGGACCGGGTACGCTCCGCCGGCCGCTGGCCACCGGAGGAGCCGTCATGCCGTACACCCCTGACCTGGACCGGTTGTTGACGCCCGGCGCACGCTTCACCGACGCGCACGGCTCGTACCTGATCGAGGCCCACCCGGTGGGCGACATCGTGCTGCCGACCGGCCAGGTGGTCGGGTGTGACCCGCTGGTCTGCCCGGAGGCCGAGCCGTTCACGGTCACCGTGCCCCCGGGACGGCATCCCGCCCGTGCCTGGGTGGCCGTGGTGCTCCGGGAGGACGCCGAGGTGGACCGCCGGGTGGCCGCGCTGGAGCTGGTGGTCCGGGACGCGCCGACGGTCAGCTGGGAGCCGGCCGTCGCCGGCGACCAGGACATCGCGAGCCTCGGCGCGGACGACTACTTCGGGTACGGGGTGGACGCCGGTGCCGGCACCCTCGCCGACCCGACGGCGCTCACCGTCCTGGAAACCTGGGATGAAGACCAGGTGGAAGCGGTGTTCATCCCGGCCGAACCGCCTGCCGCGCCGGTCCCGGGGTTGATCACGGCAGTGCTGGACGAGGCCACCGGCGCCAACGTGGTCACCGTCGCCACGGGCTGGGGTGACGGCTGCTACGGCACCTGGATCGGACGCGCCGCCGACGGCCGGGTGACATCGTTCGTGACGGACTTCATGGTGGTCCCGGAATAACCGCCACGCCGGCTCGTGGCGAGCGGCCGCAGAGCGATCCGGGCGGTCCGGGGTGGGCACGGTGGGCCGTCAGGCGGGTACCGTGTGCGTCGGCTTTCCCCCCGGCACCGGGTGCCGGCCACACCTTCGCAGCAGGGAGTCGACGACGTGAGCGAGCGCACGCAGCAGAACCGGTCGGAGGGCCAGAGCCCGGCAACCAAGGCGGGGCGGCGGCTTGCCGCCCAGCTGGCAGCGCAGAAGGCGGCCGAGGCGAAGCGGCGCCGTCAGGCGTGGGCCGGCGGCCTGGCCGGCGTCGCCGTGGTGGCGGTGCTGATCACCGTCTTCGTGCTGGTCGGTGGGGGCGACGACAAGCCCGCGAACAATGCTGACGCGACCCCGTCCGCCTCCGCGTCCGCGCCGGCCCCGGACGAGGCCGCCGCGCCTCCCGCACCGCAACTGCCGGCGGGCGCCGACCCGGCGCTGGGCAGCAAGCCGACCGTCGAGGCGGGCAAGGGCGAGCTGAAGAAGCTCACCGTGACGCCGGTGATCAAGGGCACCGGCCCGGCGGTGCAGAAGGGCCAGACCATCACCACGAACTACGTGGGCGTCTTCTACAAGGACGGCAAGGAGTTCGACTCGTCCTGGAAGTCCGGCCAGCCGGCCACCTTCGCGATCGGCGTGGGCCAGGTCATCCCCGGCTGGGACCAGGGCCTGGTCGGCGTGACGCTGGGCAGCCGGGTGCAGCTCGACATCCCGTCCGAGCTGGCGTACGGCAAGAACGCCGCCGCCATGGGTCGGCCGGAAGGCCCGCTGCGCTTCGTGGTGGACGTGCTCGCCGCCCAGTGACCCGTCCGGATCGCCCCGGTGTTCGCCCGGGCGCGATGGAGTTGTTCACATGGGGCTTCCGGCCCGTCACCCACCGGCAGTAGGTTCGGCTTCACCCCGGGCGGTTCGCCGCCGGGGTGAGCATCCGGACGGGACGCGGAGGTGCACGTGACGGCGCTGGACGAGCCCGGGCGGACCGCTCGGTTGATGTGGACGCACTTCGAGCCGGTGCACGCCGTCACCTACTTCCATCCCCGGGCGCGAGCGGCGTACGAGGCGGTCGGGCTGCGCGGCTACTGGCGGGGTTACTTCGCCGGGCGGGCCGCGCCGTTGGGCGCCACCGACGCGGCCCCGGTGATCGCCGCCTTCTTCAACTTCGCGCCGCCGATGGTGAGCCGGGCACTGCCGGCGGTCTGGCGGTTGGCCAGCCCGCAGGAGGCGTTGCGGGCCCGGCTGACCGGTGCCGTGCAGGCCCTCGCGGAGCTGACCTACGAGCTGCCGGAGGCGCACCTGGCGGAGGCCGCCGACCTGCTGGAGCGGGCCGCCTCGGCGACGCAGACCGCCGGCCGGGTGCTCGGCGCGGTCAACGCGGCGTTGCCGCTCGGGGAGTACCCGCTGGCCCGGCTCTGGCAGGCCGCCACCACGCTGCGCGAGCACCGGGGAGACGGGCACGTGGCCGCGCTGGTCGCCGCCGGCCTGGACCCGGTGGAGACGCTGGCCTGGCGGGTCGCGGTGGACATGTCGCCGCAGAACCTGCTGGGCCGGGGCTGGTCCGAGGAGCAGTGGCGGGCCGCCCGCGAGCGGCTGGCGCAGCGAGGCTGGCTGACCACGGACGGCGAGGCGACCGAACACGGCCGGGCCGGTTTCCAGGCGGTCGAGGACGCCACCGACCGGGCCGCCGAGCACCCGTGGCGGACGCTCGGCCCGGACGCCACGGACCGGCTGCGCACCCTGCTGGAGCCGATGGCCCGGGCCGGTCACACCGTGATCCCGGCCGGCAGCCCGATCGGGCTGCCCGCGCTGCCCGGCTGACCGGCAGCCCCCCGGTCCGGCAGGATGGTGCCGTGGTGGATGCGGTGGTCTTCGACCTGGACGGCGTGATCGTGGATTCCGAACCGGTGTGGGAGGAGGTCCGGCGGGCGTACGTGGCGACGCACGGCGGAGCCTGGCAGCCGGACACCCAGCGCCGGCTGATGGGCATGAGCACCAGCGAGTGGGCCCACTATCTCAGCGGTGAGCTGGGCGTGGCGCGCACCGCCGGGCAGGTCGCCGACGAGGTGGTCGAGGAGATGACCCGGCGCTACCGGGAGCACGTACCGCTGATCGACAGCGCCGACCAGGTGGTGCGCCTGCTGGCCGCGCGGTGGCAGCTGGGTTTGGCCAGTTCCTCGCCGACCCGGCTGATCGCGGCGGCGTTGGCCGCCACGGGCCTGACCGACGCGTTCGCCACCACCCTGTCCACCGAGGAGACCGAGCGGGGCAAGCCGGCCCCGGACGTGTACCTGAGTGTCGCGGGGCGGCTGGGCGTCGACCCCGCCCGCTGCGTGGCGGTGGAGGATTCCTCCAACGGAGTGCGTTCGGCCGCGGCGGCGGGGATGCGGGTGGTGGCGGTGCCGCATGGTTCGTATCCGCTGGACCCGGACGCCGCCCGGCTGGCCGCGGCGACGTTGGGCGCGATCGGCGAGCTGACCCCGGAACTGGTGGACAAGCTGGCCGGCTGATGTACGACGCGTCACCCGCTGTCCGGTCCCTCCCGCCTCGCGTGCGGTTATACGGTTTCCACGGACCGGTGGGGCCGGCATGACGGGGACTGAGCGGGGTACCGCAGCCGGCGGTGCTCGACCCGGGTGCCACCCGCCGGACGGGTGAGGAGACCACTGATGAAAGCCATCGTTTACGAGCGCACCGGCGATCCTTCGGTGCTGCAGTTGGTCGACCGGCCGGTGCCGGAGCCGGGGGCGGGCGAGGTCCTGGTCCGGATGGCGGTCTCCGGGGTGAACCCGACGGACTGGAAGGCCCGCAGGTCTTTCCCCTTGCCGGCCGGCTGGCAGATCCCCGGACAGGACGGGGCGGGCGTGGTGGAGGCCGTCGGCGCCGGGGTGGACCCGGACCGGATCGGCGAGCGGGTCTGGATCTGGGAGTCGGCCTGGCAGCGGCCGTGGGGCACCGCGGCGGAGTACACGCTGGTGCCCGTCCGGCAGGCGGTCCGTCTCGGCGACGCCTCGTTCGACCTGGGCGCGAGCCTGGGGATTCCGTTCCTCACCGCGCACCGTTGCCTGACCGCCGGTGAGTTCATGCCGGACACCTTGCGGGCCGGCGCGCTGGCCGACCACACCGTGCTGGTGCAGGGCGGGGCCGGCGCGGTCGGCAACGCGGCTGTTCAGCTCGCCCGCTGGGCCGACGCCACGGTGATCACCACGGTCAGCAGCGCGGAGAAGGCGCAGCTCGCGGCGTCGGCCGGCGCCTCCTTCGTGATCAACTATCGCGAGCAGGACGTGGTCGAGGAGGTCCGCAAGATCGCTCCCGACGGGGTGCACACGATCGTCGAGGTGTCCCCGTCCCGTAACGCCGCGACTGACGTGCAGGTGCTCCGGAACGCTGGCGCAGTGTGCGTCTACGCCGACGACGAGCCCGAGGTGAGCATCCCGGTCCGGCCGTCGATGATGCGAAACGCCCGGTGGCAGTTCGTGCTGGTCTACACGGAGCCGACGGTGGCCAAGGCCCATGCCGTGCGGGACGTGGCCGCGGCGGCCGAGCAGGGTGGCATCCGGGTCGGCGTGGACGCCGGGCTGCCCCTGCACAACTATCCGCTGGCCGAGACGGCCGCGGCGCACCAGGCGGTGGAGAACGCGACGGTGGGCAAGGTGCTGATCAGCACGAGTGACGCCTGATCAGGTCGCGGACCACCCGATTTCCCCGTCATCAGGACACAGGCGAAGAAGTTTCGCAACAATGACGGTGCGGGTCGCCCCGCGTGAAACGGGCGGCCCCGGCGCGGTGCGAACGCCGGGGCCGCCCCTGGGGAGGAATGTTTCAGGAGCACCCCTGTCCCAACAGGCGACGGTGCCCGGTAAAACGTTACGGGGCTGTCAGCTCCCGGACAGTCAGCTCGCCCCCGGCGTACCGCGAACGGACGACCTTCTTGTCGAACTTGCCGACGCTGGTCTTCGGCACGGTGTCGATGAACGCCCACCGCTCGGGCAGTTGCCAGCGGGCCACCGAGCCGGCCAGGAAGTCACGCAGCTCCTCGGCGGTCACCGAGGCGCCCTCCCGGACCACCACTGTCGCCAGCGGCCGCTCGTCCCACCGCTCGTCCGGCACACCCACCACGCACGCCTCCAGCACCGCCGGGTGGGCCATCAGCGCGTTCTCCAGCTCCACCGACGAGATCCACTCACCGCCGGACTTGATGACGTCCTTGGCACGGTCGGTCAGCGTGATGTATCCGTCCGGCGAGAGGGTGCCCACGTCGCCGGTACGCAGCCAACCGTCCCGGAACTTCTCCTCGTCGGGGGCGTCGTCGCCGACGTACCGGGCGGTCACCCACGGCCCACGGACCTCCAGCTCGCCCACGGCCTTGCCATCGGCGGGCAGCGGCTCGCCCAGCGGGCCGACGATCCGCGCCTGCACGCCCGCCGGCACACGGCCCTGGGTGTAGCGGTAGCGCCACGCCCGCTCGCCGGTCACGCCGGCCGGCGGACGGGAGACCGAACCCAGCGGGGACATCTCGGTCATGCCCCAGGCGTGGATGACGTCGATCCCGTGCCGCTCGTCGAACGCGTGCATCAGCGCCGGAGGGCAGGCCGAGCCTCCGACGATCACCTCCTTGAGCGAGGAGGTGTCCACGTCGTGGCTGTCCAGGTAGGCCAGCAGGTCTGTCCAGATGGTCGGCACCGCGCCGGCCAGGGTGGGCCGCTCGGCGGCGATCATCTCGGCGATCGGTGCGGCCTGGAGGAAACGGTCCGGCATGATCAGCGACGCGCCGGAGAGGAACGCCGCGTACGGCAGACCCCACGACATGGCGTGGAACATCGGGACGATGGCCAACTCCCGGTCGGTCGGCCCGAGACCGAAGCCCTCCGGCATGCACACCTGCAGCGAGTGCAGGTAGATCGAGCGGTGCGAGTAGGCCACGCCCTTCGGGTTGCCGGTGGTGCCGGAGGTGTAGCAGAGCGCCGCGGCGTCGCGCTCGTCCACCCCGGGCCAGTCGAACACCTCGGGCCGGTCGGCGAGCAGCGCGTCCCAGTGGTGCACGGTGATCCGGTCGCCGGCCGCCGCCACCAGCGGTGCCGGGTCGCCGCCGCCGACCACCACCACGTGCCGCACGGTGGCCAGCTCGCCGATGACCCGGGCCAGCAGCGGGATGAGCGTGCTGTCGACCAGCACCACCCGGTCCTCGGCGTGGTTGGCGATGTAGGCGACCTGGTCGGGAAAGAGCCGGATGTTGAGGGTGTGCAGCACCGCACCCATGCTCGGCACCGCGAAGTAGGCGACCAGGTGCTCGTTGTTGTTCCACATGAAGGTGGCGACCCGCTCGTCGCCGGTCACCCCGCACTCGTCGCGCAGCGCGTGTGCCAGCCGGGCGGCCGCACGGCCCACCTCGGCGTACGTCATCCGGCGGGGTTCGGCGCCGGTCCAGGTGACCACCTCGGCCGTGCCGTGCACTGTGGCGCCATGGTCGAGGATCCGGGAGATCTGCAGGGGGGCGTCCATCATCGTGCTACGCATGGGTAACAAGCTAGTGTCGCCGGTCACAGCTTGGGAACCCCCGTAAATTGTCGCAGGTGAGCATCTCCTGGGCCGACTCGTACGTAGGGCAGTTGCGCGCGCTCGCCGGGGACCGGACGCTGATGTTCGTCGGCGCCCGCGCCGTCGTCCGTGACAACGCCGGACGCATCCTGCTGATCCAGCGCTCGGACAACGGTCAGTGGGCCATGCCGGCCGGGGCGATGGAGTTGGGCGAGTCGATCGCGGACTGCGCGGTGCGGGAGGTCCGCGAGGAGACCGGACTACGGGCCCTGCGGGTCTGTGCGTTCGCCCTCTACACCGGCCCGGACCGGACCAGCACCAACATGTACGGCCACACCTACCAGGTCTTCACCACGGCGTTCCGGGTCGAGGAGTGGGACGGGCAGTTGTCGCGGGTCACCGACGAGACCACCGACGCCGGCTTCTTTCCCCGGGACCGGTTCCCCGCCCCGCTCTCCACCTCGGTCGCCGAGACCCTGGCCGACCTGGACGTCTTCGAGCAGACCAATCGACTGATCCTCAAGTAGGTGGGCCCGCCCGGCCCGGCGGGGTGA
Above is a window of Micromonospora coriariae DNA encoding:
- the ligD gene encoding non-homologous end-joining DNA ligase — protein: MPAERLRVDVEGRALELSNLDKVLYPSAGFTKGEVIDYYTRISPALLPHLRDRALTRIRFPNGVGGGSFFEKNAPAATPDWVRLETLPAPGSSKGRETIDYVVADDLPTLVWLANLAALELHTPQWKVGQHPDMMVVDLDPGPPAGLAECCPVAVLMRDRLADDGIDSYPKTSGKKGMQLCCPIAGTQSSDLVSDYAKRIAQELERAHPKLIVSKMAKNLRPGKVFIDWSQNNAAKTTVAPYSLRAQDVPSVSTPLTWDEVEAGARGRKPAVRQFTAPEVLDRVEEYGDLLAPLLEGGPELPV
- a CDS encoding FKBP-type peptidyl-prolyl cis-trans isomerase, giving the protein MPATPSQQGVDDVSERTQQNRSEGQSPATKAGRRLAAQLAAQKAAEAKRRRQAWAGGLAGVAVVAVLITVFVLVGGGDDKPANNADATPSASASAPAPDEAAAPPAPQLPAGADPALGSKPTVEAGKGELKKLTVTPVIKGTGPAVQKGQTITTNYVGVFYKDGKEFDSSWKSGQPATFAIGVGQVIPGWDQGLVGVTLGSRVQLDIPSELAYGKNAAAMGRPEGPLRFVVDVLAAQ
- a CDS encoding NADPH:quinone reductase, with the translated sequence MKAIVYERTGDPSVLQLVDRPVPEPGAGEVLVRMAVSGVNPTDWKARRSFPLPAGWQIPGQDGAGVVEAVGAGVDPDRIGERVWIWESAWQRPWGTAAEYTLVPVRQAVRLGDASFDLGASLGIPFLTAHRCLTAGEFMPDTLRAGALADHTVLVQGGAGAVGNAAVQLARWADATVITTVSSAEKAQLAASAGASFVINYREQDVVEEVRKIAPDGVHTIVEVSPSRNAATDVQVLRNAGAVCVYADDEPEVSIPVRPSMMRNARWQFVLVYTEPTVAKAHAVRDVAAAAEQGGIRVGVDAGLPLHNYPLAETAAAHQAVENATVGKVLISTSDA
- the ku gene encoding non-homologous end joining protein Ku → MRAIWKGAVSFGLVSIGVKLYSATEEKDIRFHQVHREDGGRIRYKRTCSVCGEEVTYDDIAKGYDIGGGEMVILTDEDFADLPLTSSRAIDVLEFVPADQVDPILYNKAYFLEPEGTATKPYVLLRDALLDSERVAIVKVALRQREQLATLRVREGVLLLNTMLWPDEIRTADFGFLDEDLKVRPPELAMASSLIDSMTGEFEPDVFTDDYRAALQEVIDAKVEGREVVQPEEVEEAPAAAVDLMAALKASVDRARSARGEQPARGGGGEPTPISSARSAKKAAEKKAAKAPPKKTTAKKTAEKKTAAAKAEPAKKTAKKTPAKKAEPAKKTAARKTAPRKTA
- a CDS encoding fatty acid--CoA ligase; translation: MDAPLQISRILDHGATVHGTAEVVTWTGAEPRRMTYAEVGRAAARLAHALRDECGVTGDERVATFMWNNNEHLVAYFAVPSMGAVLHTLNIRLFPDQVAYIANHAEDRVVLVDSTLIPLLARVIGELATVRHVVVVGGGDPAPLVAAAGDRITVHHWDALLADRPEVFDWPGVDERDAAALCYTSGTTGNPKGVAYSHRSIYLHSLQVCMPEGFGLGPTDRELAIVPMFHAMSWGLPYAAFLSGASLIMPDRFLQAAPIAEMIAAERPTLAGAVPTIWTDLLAYLDSHDVDTSSLKEVIVGGSACPPALMHAFDERHGIDVIHAWGMTEMSPLGSVSRPPAGVTGERAWRYRYTQGRVPAGVQARIVGPLGEPLPADGKAVGELEVRGPWVTARYVGDDAPDEEKFRDGWLRTGDVGTLSPDGYITLTDRAKDVIKSGGEWISSVELENALMAHPAVLEACVVGVPDERWDERPLATVVVREGASVTAEELRDFLAGSVARWQLPERWAFIDTVPKTSVGKFDKKVVRSRYAGGELTVRELTAP
- a CDS encoding NUDIX domain-containing protein, with translation MSISWADSYVGQLRALAGDRTLMFVGARAVVRDNAGRILLIQRSDNGQWAMPAGAMELGESIADCAVREVREETGLRALRVCAFALYTGPDRTSTNMYGHTYQVFTTAFRVEEWDGQLSRVTDETTDAGFFPRDRFPAPLSTSVAETLADLDVFEQTNRLILK
- a CDS encoding SCO6745 family protein, with the translated sequence MWTHFEPVHAVTYFHPRARAAYEAVGLRGYWRGYFAGRAAPLGATDAAPVIAAFFNFAPPMVSRALPAVWRLASPQEALRARLTGAVQALAELTYELPEAHLAEAADLLERAASATQTAGRVLGAVNAALPLGEYPLARLWQAATTLREHRGDGHVAALVAAGLDPVETLAWRVAVDMSPQNLLGRGWSEEQWRAARERLAQRGWLTTDGEATEHGRAGFQAVEDATDRAAEHPWRTLGPDATDRLRTLLEPMARAGHTVIPAGSPIGLPALPG
- the ligD gene encoding non-homologous end-joining DNA ligase, with the translated sequence MPGAPLKPMLAMTGPLPAGDGWAYEFKWDGVRALADISASGQHLYARSGVEITAAYPELATLSEQVDDALLDGEVVLLGEGGQPSFTALAERMHVRDRNRAARLAAVMPVTYMIFDLLRLNGDDLTGWPYERRREALDGLALGGARWAVPPVFADGLATYEAAGEHGLEGVMAKRVGAVYRPGVRSPDWVKVKLEVTGDFVIGGWRPGARRIGGLLVGVPGPDGRLIYRGRVGGGIGAAIERQLLAELEPLRSGVSPFAPGVPREDARGAIWVTPRVVVEVKYGQRTPDGRLRFPRVLRLRPDKPPEEVDDAG
- a CDS encoding DUF4241 domain-containing protein — protein: MPYTPDLDRLLTPGARFTDAHGSYLIEAHPVGDIVLPTGQVVGCDPLVCPEAEPFTVTVPPGRHPARAWVAVVLREDAEVDRRVAALELVVRDAPTVSWEPAVAGDQDIASLGADDYFGYGVDAGAGTLADPTALTVLETWDEDQVEAVFIPAEPPAAPVPGLITAVLDEATGANVVTVATGWGDGCYGTWIGRAADGRVTSFVTDFMVVPE
- a CDS encoding HAD family hydrolase translates to MVDAVVFDLDGVIVDSEPVWEEVRRAYVATHGGAWQPDTQRRLMGMSTSEWAHYLSGELGVARTAGQVADEVVEEMTRRYREHVPLIDSADQVVRLLAARWQLGLASSSPTRLIAAALAATGLTDAFATTLSTEETERGKPAPDVYLSVAGRLGVDPARCVAVEDSSNGVRSAAAAGMRVVAVPHGSYPLDPDAARLAAATLGAIGELTPELVDKLAG